A stretch of the uncultured Cohaesibacter sp. genome encodes the following:
- a CDS encoding cyclic nucleotide-binding domain-containing protein — translation MLLCDEVETLTHTSLFECLDKTKLKLLAFNSDRVKFMPGQTLFARGDEGDFAFVVLSGQVDLFVDVGEGHRQKIREASNGDLIGEMAVIANRPHQKTAIAKTSTDSLKIGKQCFLKVIEGCPKTSANVISHLGHRLSEETRTMENPVS, via the coding sequence ATGCTGTTGTGTGATGAAGTCGAGACGCTGACACATACGTCATTGTTCGAATGCCTGGATAAGACCAAACTCAAACTCTTGGCATTCAATTCTGATCGCGTGAAATTCATGCCCGGGCAAACCCTGTTTGCGCGCGGCGATGAAGGTGACTTCGCATTTGTGGTTCTCAGTGGTCAGGTGGATCTGTTTGTCGATGTCGGCGAAGGGCATCGCCAGAAAATCCGCGAAGCATCCAATGGCGACTTGATCGGCGAAATGGCGGTCATTGCCAACCGCCCACACCAGAAAACCGCGATTGCCAAGACCTCGACCGATAGCCTCAAGATCGGCAAGCAATGTTTCCTGAAGGTCATTGAGGGCTGCCCGAAAACCTCGGCGAATGTGATTTCCCATTTGGGACACCGCCTGTCTGAAGAAACCCGAACTATGGAAAATCCGGTTTCCTAA
- a CDS encoding glycosyltransferase encodes MARRNLNIRIMMYSHDTFGLGHLRRCRTIAHSLVEDFSGLEVLIVSGATIAGAYEYRARVDFVKIPSVIKLRNGEYSSMEKHIDIQHTLDMRSAIIRQSAEIFKPHMFIVDKEPMGLRGEVEETLRYLKSHDTRLVLGLRDVMDAPHLLDAEWARKETMEKIDHFFDEIWVYGPDDFYDPLTGINVPQTVRDRMDFVGFLQRQTVLTQDENHAMEPEDCILVTTGGGGDGNDLVRDVLNAYRHDPTLKTRALIVLGPYLPADERQALSELGASIEQIEMIAFDNKMENLVAKANYVVAMGGYNTFCEIMSFDKPALIVPRTEPREEQLIRTKRAAELNWVTMLLPEQSRDPATMAAALKKLIRQPAPSMHSSDTIKLDGLINISDKIERLFAPDGKGAEIEAEKA; translated from the coding sequence ATGGCACGTCGTAATCTGAATATCCGCATCATGATGTATAGCCATGACACGTTCGGCTTGGGGCATTTGCGGCGCTGCCGAACCATTGCCCATTCGCTGGTGGAGGATTTCAGCGGACTTGAAGTCTTGATCGTCTCCGGGGCCACCATTGCCGGGGCCTATGAATATCGCGCGCGGGTCGATTTCGTCAAAATCCCCAGCGTGATCAAGCTGCGCAATGGCGAATATAGCTCGATGGAAAAGCATATCGACATCCAGCATACACTCGACATGCGCTCGGCGATCATCCGACAGAGCGCCGAGATCTTCAAACCACACATGTTCATCGTCGACAAGGAGCCAATGGGCTTGCGCGGTGAGGTGGAAGAGACCCTGCGCTACCTCAAATCACATGATACCCGTCTGGTGCTTGGCCTGCGCGACGTGATGGATGCTCCGCATCTTCTTGACGCTGAATGGGCGCGCAAGGAGACGATGGAAAAGATCGATCATTTCTTTGATGAGATCTGGGTTTATGGACCCGATGATTTCTACGATCCGCTGACGGGCATTAACGTGCCGCAGACGGTGCGCGACCGAATGGATTTTGTCGGCTTCCTGCAACGCCAGACGGTCCTGACACAGGACGAGAACCACGCGATGGAACCGGAAGACTGCATTCTGGTCACCACGGGCGGTGGTGGCGACGGAAATGATCTGGTGCGCGATGTGCTCAATGCCTATCGCCATGATCCAACGCTTAAGACCCGGGCGCTGATTGTGCTTGGTCCTTATTTGCCAGCCGATGAGCGGCAGGCATTGTCCGAATTGGGCGCCAGCATCGAGCAGATTGAAATGATCGCCTTTGACAACAAGATGGAAAATCTTGTGGCCAAGGCCAACTATGTGGTTGCGATGGGCGGCTACAATACTTTTTGCGAGATCATGTCCTTTGACAAGCCTGCCCTGATTGTGCCGAGGACAGAGCCGCGTGAAGAACAATTAATCCGGACAAAACGGGCCGCGGAGTTGAATTGGGTGACAATGCTCCTACCTGAGCAGTCAAGAGACCCTGCCACCATGGCAGCCGCCCTCAAGAAACTAATCCGTCAACCAGCTCCGTCTATGCATTCATCAGACACCATCAAGCTCGATGGGCTGATCAATATATCCGACAAGATCGAGCGTTTGTTTGCGCCGGACGGCAAAGGCGCGGAGATTGAAGCCGAAAAGGCCTGA
- a CDS encoding ABC transporter transmembrane domain-containing protein produces MERNLIRYIWTHTKKEQLVVLFLVLLSMVPYYLALDLPKQIVNGPIQGQGFESKGATQLFFQTIIDLPFIGKVELFPGMELDRLDSLWALSALFLAFVIIKGIFKLNINTLKGRLGERLLRRIRYELVDRILRFPTSYFKRAKAGEISSMVKDEVEPMGGFAGDAFVQPALLGGQALTALTFIFVQHFWLGMIAMCMALFQAFLIPKMRMRLIELGRQRQLTARELAGRVSEIIDGIQTIHAYDTSNYERAGIGSLLARIFRIRYDIYQWKFFVKFLNNFLAQLTPFLFYSIGGYLTIKGDLDVGQLVAVINAYSELPGPLKELIDWDLARQDVQVKYEQVIEQFEHGEMLEPDMQAINGNADQPLPLPLCAANVTLEDDSGAVLLRNASIRIEKGETVAFVGGASSGASPLAEALSRLLPPSSGRIQAAHVDLYSLPETITGRRISYASNNPYLFVGTLKENLTYGLKHEPVAVHLVPESEQVRKKWDLAEAKRTGNPTLDIDSDWVSENSIFQSGAGADNGFEAARVVLDAVQLTGDILDFALNTTVDLKANPDIPETVLNLRKDFRQELEARGITDLVVPFEFEGFNDQAMLIENFLFGNVVDTENTMPQIANNPHFGKVMSDTGLDVDFFEMGRTIASNLVELFADLPEDHPFFQNLDHISAEDIAELGKILPKVENRAMRQVKRQYTIPFIRLAAIYIEPRYRLGLLTDRMKTKIIAARKRFHAELDSDLLNLMDPYEADNYLSSANLLENILFGKVDISYGDASRQIRSILGDLLSRHQELNFAIMKLGLDFNVGAGGRLLTEAQRIKVGLARAIIRRSDYYVLNRPIAGFDPDIQDEIVRDTLALLSESADNPGVIWVLSHERFTKFFQRVSIFEQGTLKEDCALEDYIQKTKSNKELV; encoded by the coding sequence ATGGAACGAAACCTGATTCGATATATCTGGACGCATACCAAGAAAGAGCAACTTGTTGTTCTATTCCTCGTCCTGTTGTCGATGGTCCCTTATTATCTGGCACTTGATCTGCCCAAGCAGATCGTCAATGGGCCAATTCAGGGACAAGGTTTCGAAAGCAAAGGGGCCACCCAGCTCTTTTTCCAGACCATCATCGACCTGCCTTTCATTGGAAAGGTCGAGCTGTTTCCCGGCATGGAACTGGACCGGCTCGATTCCCTGTGGGCCTTGAGTGCGCTGTTTCTGGCTTTTGTCATTATCAAGGGCATTTTCAAACTCAATATCAACACCCTCAAAGGACGGCTCGGTGAGCGCCTGTTGCGTCGCATCCGCTATGAGCTGGTTGATCGCATCCTTCGCTTTCCTACCAGCTATTTCAAACGGGCCAAGGCTGGTGAAATTTCGAGCATGGTCAAGGATGAGGTCGAGCCTATGGGCGGCTTTGCCGGGGATGCCTTTGTCCAGCCAGCCTTGCTTGGCGGGCAGGCACTGACCGCACTGACCTTCATTTTCGTCCAGCATTTCTGGCTTGGCATGATCGCCATGTGCATGGCTCTGTTTCAGGCGTTCCTGATCCCCAAAATGCGAATGCGGCTGATAGAGTTGGGCCGGCAGCGGCAATTGACCGCGCGGGAACTGGCGGGCCGGGTGAGCGAAATCATCGATGGCATCCAAACCATCCATGCCTATGATACGTCCAATTATGAGCGCGCCGGGATCGGGAGCCTGTTGGCGAGGATTTTCCGGATCCGCTACGACATTTACCAATGGAAGTTTTTCGTCAAGTTTCTCAATAACTTCCTAGCCCAACTAACACCCTTTCTATTTTATAGCATCGGCGGATATTTGACGATCAAGGGCGATCTGGATGTGGGGCAGCTGGTGGCGGTGATCAATGCCTATAGCGAACTGCCCGGCCCCTTAAAGGAGCTGATCGACTGGGATCTGGCACGGCAGGATGTGCAGGTCAAATATGAGCAGGTGATCGAGCAATTCGAGCATGGCGAGATGCTGGAGCCGGACATGCAGGCGATCAACGGCAATGCCGATCAGCCCCTGCCTCTGCCCCTATGCGCTGCCAATGTGACCTTGGAGGATGATTCAGGCGCGGTGCTGTTGCGCAATGCCAGCATCCGGATTGAAAAAGGGGAAACCGTTGCCTTTGTCGGTGGGGCGAGCAGTGGCGCGTCTCCTCTGGCCGAGGCCCTCTCACGCCTTTTGCCACCATCGAGCGGGCGCATTCAGGCCGCACATGTCGATCTCTACAGCCTGCCGGAGACCATCACCGGGCGGCGTATTTCCTATGCTTCCAACAATCCCTATCTGTTTGTCGGCACGCTGAAGGAAAATCTGACCTATGGGCTAAAGCATGAACCGGTGGCCGTTCATTTGGTGCCTGAAAGCGAGCAGGTTCGGAAAAAATGGGATCTTGCGGAAGCCAAGCGGACAGGCAATCCGACGCTCGATATCGATTCCGACTGGGTGTCGGAAAATAGTATATTCCAATCCGGCGCCGGTGCTGACAATGGCTTTGAAGCAGCACGTGTGGTTTTGGACGCAGTTCAGCTGACCGGTGACATTCTCGACTTTGCCCTTAATACGACCGTTGATCTGAAGGCCAACCCGGATATTCCAGAGACCGTTCTTAATCTGCGCAAGGATTTCCGACAGGAGCTGGAAGCCCGCGGCATTACCGATCTTGTGGTGCCGTTCGAATTTGAAGGCTTCAATGATCAGGCGATGCTGATCGAAAACTTCCTGTTTGGCAATGTGGTCGATACGGAAAATACCATGCCGCAAATTGCCAACAATCCACATTTTGGCAAGGTGATGTCCGATACGGGGCTGGATGTGGATTTTTTCGAAATGGGTCGGACGATTGCCTCCAACCTCGTCGAATTGTTTGCCGATCTGCCCGAAGACCATCCCTTCTTCCAGAATCTCGACCATATTTCAGCCGAAGACATTGCGGAGCTTGGCAAAATCCTGCCCAAAGTGGAAAATCGCGCGATGCGTCAGGTGAAGCGGCAATATACCATTCCCTTCATTCGGCTGGCGGCCATTTATATCGAGCCACGCTATCGTCTCGGTTTGTTGACGGATAGGATGAAGACCAAGATCATCGCGGCCCGCAAACGGTTCCATGCGGAGCTGGATTCCGATCTGCTCAACCTGATGGATCCCTACGAGGCGGATAACTATCTCTCTTCGGCCAATTTGTTGGAAAATATCCTGTTTGGCAAAGTGGATATCAGTTACGGCGATGCCTCGCGGCAGATCCGCTCGATCCTTGGAGATCTCCTCAGCCGTCATCAGGAACTGAATTTTGCCATCATGAAGCTGGGTCTCGACTTCAATGTCGGAGCGGGCGGCAGACTGTTGACCGAGGCCCAACGGATCAAGGTGGGGCTGGCACGGGCCATTATCCGCCGCTCGGATTATTATGTCCTCAATCGTCCAATTGCCGGCTTTGACCCTGATATTCAAGACGAAATTGTCCGTGACACACTGGCTTTGCTGAGTGAATCAGCGGACAATCCGGGCGTAATCTGGGTCCTTTCACATGAGAGGTTTACGAAGTTTTTCCAGCGTGTTAGCATCTTCGAGCAGGGCACATTAAAAGAAGATTGTGCTCTTGAAGACTACATTCAAAAAACTAAATCTAATAAAGAACTAGTCTAG
- a CDS encoding polysaccharide deacetylase family protein, with protein MTAAEQDFIDALDWRTKEKGPIRLWLRDDDAVDPSDKLTSFLDLADHHAIPALLAVIPEQTGEALQTELVARGSGLVRVAVHGWSHQNHATPPAKKQELGLHRPAETVFAELEAGFSKLECLYKEQFIAMLVPPWNRINPALVDPLATIGYRALSTFHDRKSDWKASHALPFHDTHVDIINWKAGSIGRPSDELFDEMTGLIRTGHGGHPIGILTHHLVHDDQAARFLTRLFELTTRHKACHWIDPADLIA; from the coding sequence ATGACAGCAGCCGAACAGGATTTTATTGACGCCCTTGATTGGCGCACCAAAGAGAAAGGCCCGATTAGGCTGTGGCTCCGCGATGATGACGCGGTTGACCCCAGCGACAAACTCACCAGCTTTCTTGATCTGGCAGACCATCACGCCATCCCGGCCCTGCTGGCCGTCATCCCTGAGCAAACCGGTGAGGCTCTGCAAACCGAGCTGGTAGCCCGTGGTTCCGGTCTTGTCCGCGTTGCCGTTCATGGCTGGTCGCACCAGAACCATGCCACACCACCTGCGAAAAAGCAGGAACTGGGCCTCCATCGCCCTGCTGAGACCGTGTTCGCGGAGCTGGAGGCGGGGTTTTCTAAACTGGAGTGTCTCTATAAAGAGCAATTCATCGCGATGCTGGTGCCGCCCTGGAACCGGATTAATCCGGCTCTGGTCGATCCTTTGGCCACAATCGGCTATCGGGCGCTGTCGACTTTCCATGATAGAAAGTCCGACTGGAAAGCGTCACATGCTCTGCCTTTCCACGACACTCATGTAGATATCATCAATTGGAAGGCTGGCAGCATTGGGCGCCCTTCGGATGAGTTGTTTGACGAGATGACCGGTCTGATTCGAACCGGGCACGGGGGTCACCCCATCGGCATTCTGACCCACCATCTGGTTCATGACGATCAGGCTGCGCGCTTTCTGACGCGTTTGTTCGAGCTCACCACGCGCCATAAGGCATGTCACTGGATCGACCCGGCGGATCTTATTGCCTGA
- a CDS encoding ABC transporter permease: MTAILPPPGAPIKHYVSDAPFDPYAVEQDEGDQKGLAAASQLRLMWIQFRQHKPAVISGIFLLICYLSILFSEFLAPYSLETRNLDDIYAPPQSIHLFHEGSFVGPFVYGRTMELDMTRLQRIYKDHKQDVQPLRFFCKGEPYKFWGLYDGDRHLVCPAKGGQFFWLGTDRLGRDILSRILYGARISLTIGLFGIIMSFVLGIVIGGLAGYYGGIIDLTVQRIIEVLQSIPSIPLWLALAAIIPVTWHPLLVYAGITLILGLLDWTGLARAVRSKLLALREEDYVLAAQLVGAKPQRIILRHLVPGFMSHLIASATLTIPGMILGETALSFLGLGLRPPITSWGILLTEARGVNIIALYPWLLLPVVPVILVILAFNFLGDGLRDAADPYR; the protein is encoded by the coding sequence ATGACCGCCATTTTGCCGCCACCCGGCGCACCCATCAAGCATTATGTCTCCGACGCGCCGTTTGACCCTTATGCGGTCGAGCAGGATGAAGGAGACCAGAAAGGCCTTGCCGCCGCCTCGCAATTGCGGCTGATGTGGATCCAGTTCCGCCAGCACAAGCCAGCGGTGATTTCCGGGATATTTCTGCTGATCTGCTATCTCAGCATCCTGTTCAGTGAGTTTCTGGCACCCTACAGCCTTGAGACCCGCAATCTGGACGACATCTACGCGCCACCACAATCGATCCATCTGTTCCATGAGGGAAGCTTTGTCGGCCCCTTCGTCTATGGCCGGACGATGGAACTCGACATGACCAGATTGCAGCGGATCTATAAGGACCACAAACAGGATGTGCAGCCCTTGCGGTTTTTCTGTAAGGGCGAGCCCTATAAATTCTGGGGCCTTTATGACGGTGATCGCCATCTGGTCTGTCCCGCAAAAGGGGGGCAATTCTTCTGGCTGGGGACAGATCGACTGGGCAGGGACATTTTGTCACGGATTTTGTATGGCGCCCGAATTTCGCTGACGATTGGCCTTTTCGGCATCATCATGAGCTTTGTGCTTGGCATCGTGATTGGTGGGCTGGCGGGCTATTATGGCGGGATCATCGACCTCACTGTGCAGCGGATCATCGAAGTGCTGCAATCGATTCCCTCCATCCCGCTTTGGCTGGCCCTGGCAGCGATCATTCCGGTGACCTGGCATCCCTTGCTGGTCTATGCAGGCATTACGTTGATCCTGGGGCTGTTGGACTGGACAGGGCTTGCAAGGGCCGTGCGATCCAAGCTTTTGGCCTTGCGTGAGGAAGATTATGTGCTGGCTGCGCAACTCGTCGGTGCCAAGCCACAAAGGATCATTCTGCGCCATCTGGTGCCGGGTTTCATGTCCCATTTGATTGCCAGTGCCACGCTGACCATTCCGGGCATGATCCTTGGCGAGACAGCCCTCAGCTTCCTTGGGCTGGGTCTGCGGCCCCCCATCACCTCATGGGGAATCTTGCTGACGGAGGCCCGGGGCGTGAATATCATTGCACTCTATCCATGGCTATTGTTGCCCGTGGTTCCGGTCATTCTTGTCATTCTGGCGTTCAATTTTCTGGGCGATGGGTTGCGTGACGCAGCTGACCCCTATAGGTAG
- a CDS encoding glycosyltransferase, with protein MDKQNGSGRARGTRVMFYVQHLLGIGHLARASRISAALAQDGFDVTVVTGGMRVDGFPSEGIKHVALPGISSDNASFSKLIDEHGNPVDDAFKAMRSELLIKTYHEIAPDFLLIEAFPFGRRQVRFELLPLLETIRAGDEKPIVIGSVRDILQEKIKPGRNEDTVEYIDQYFDHVFVHGDPDFVPFEATFPLFDRIKDKVHYTGLVAAPLPDEPKDKFAVLVSAGGGAVGLDLVMASLEAAKDSPIPGPWCVITGPNLPQTEFEQLRETAPSHVRIERFRTDFASLLKGATLSISQSGYNTVCDILRAQCGSVLVPYTSGGETEQTRRAEALEALGLATYLNTDDLSGSTIAAAMRDELDRMKQNHAMQISLDGAKRVAQLLSQLA; from the coding sequence ATGGATAAGCAGAACGGGTCTGGCCGTGCGCGTGGCACCAGGGTGATGTTCTATGTGCAGCATTTGCTGGGCATCGGCCATTTGGCGCGCGCCAGCCGCATTTCTGCAGCATTGGCCCAAGATGGCTTCGATGTGACCGTGGTGACCGGAGGCATGCGGGTTGACGGCTTTCCCAGCGAAGGCATCAAGCATGTGGCCTTACCCGGCATCTCTTCGGACAATGCGAGCTTTTCCAAACTGATCGACGAGCATGGCAATCCGGTGGATGATGCCTTCAAGGCGATGCGGTCCGAACTGCTGATCAAAACCTATCACGAGATTGCCCCGGACTTCCTGCTGATAGAGGCCTTTCCGTTCGGCCGCCGTCAGGTGCGGTTCGAATTGTTGCCCTTGTTGGAAACCATTCGGGCGGGCGATGAAAAGCCGATCGTCATCGGCTCGGTGCGCGATATCCTGCAGGAAAAGATCAAACCCGGCCGCAACGAGGATACGGTTGAGTATATCGATCAGTATTTTGATCATGTCTTTGTTCATGGCGACCCGGATTTCGTGCCGTTCGAGGCGACCTTCCCGCTTTTTGACCGGATCAAGGACAAGGTCCATTATACCGGACTTGTTGCGGCCCCATTGCCAGATGAGCCGAAAGACAAGTTTGCCGTTTTGGTATCGGCAGGAGGGGGCGCGGTCGGTCTCGATCTCGTGATGGCGAGCCTTGAGGCTGCCAAGGATAGCCCCATACCGGGACCCTGGTGCGTTATCACCGGGCCCAATCTGCCGCAGACGGAATTTGAACAATTGCGCGAGACGGCCCCGTCCCATGTTCGGATTGAACGATTCCGGACCGATTTTGCCAGCCTGCTGAAGGGGGCCACCCTGTCGATCTCACAATCGGGCTATAACACGGTCTGTGATATTTTGAGGGCGCAGTGTGGCAGTGTTCTGGTGCCTTATACCAGTGGGGGGGAAACCGAACAGACCCGCCGGGCAGAGGCGCTTGAAGCACTTGGTTTGGCGACTTATTTGAACACGGACGATCTGAGCGGCTCGACCATTGCGGCGGCGATGCGGGACGAACTGGACAGAATGAAGCAAAATCATGCCATGCAGATTTCCCTTGATGGGGCCAAAAGGGTTGCACAGCTTCTGTCTCAACTTGCCTGA
- a CDS encoding glycosyltransferase family 4 protein, with translation MKISFYAPLKSPDHPVPSGDRLMARLLLEAMREKGHQVALASQLRTFTKEPNGAGVVEIRKAADLEFQRLDAWLGRENDRPDLWFCYHPYYKSPDLLGPALCRKYAIPYVTLEASHSQRRDAAGWAPLQEFVREAIGQAASNICITKRDAHGLLEANPNVRIDQIKPFLKIDAFRDAPPAAGRPSQALVTVAMMRPGDKLESYRHLSEALSLLTAEPWHLDIVGDGPERAQVESLFAAFGPDRITFHGQQSPDMVRHLLARSTLYLWPGIGEAYGLAYLEAQAMGVPVVAYDIAGVPEVVNGQKGGSLVSRHDPASFASVTRSLLQDEEKRIRLSDLARAEVFADHSFETAAARIDAILHKAVERYKGAPL, from the coding sequence ATGAAGATTTCTTTTTATGCCCCGCTGAAATCCCCTGACCATCCGGTGCCATCCGGTGACCGCTTGATGGCGCGATTGCTGCTTGAGGCGATGAGGGAAAAAGGCCATCAGGTGGCATTGGCGTCTCAATTGCGCACCTTCACCAAAGAGCCGAATGGGGCAGGGGTGGTCGAAATTCGCAAGGCCGCCGATCTGGAGTTCCAGCGCCTCGACGCGTGGCTGGGGCGGGAAAACGACCGGCCCGATCTCTGGTTCTGCTATCACCCCTATTACAAGTCCCCCGATCTGCTCGGCCCGGCGCTCTGCCGCAAATATGCCATTCCCTATGTGACCCTTGAAGCCTCCCACTCCCAACGCCGTGATGCGGCAGGATGGGCGCCTTTGCAGGAATTTGTCCGCGAGGCCATCGGGCAGGCAGCATCCAACATTTGCATCACAAAGCGTGATGCGCACGGCTTGTTAGAAGCCAACCCAAATGTTCGGATTGATCAGATCAAGCCATTCCTGAAAATCGATGCCTTCCGCGACGCGCCACCCGCCGCTGGCCGACCCTCTCAGGCCTTGGTAACCGTTGCGATGATGCGTCCGGGGGACAAGTTGGAAAGCTATCGCCATTTGAGCGAAGCGCTCAGCTTGCTCACAGCTGAGCCGTGGCATCTTGATATTGTTGGCGATGGCCCGGAGCGGGCTCAGGTCGAGAGCTTGTTTGCTGCCTTTGGCCCGGACCGGATCACCTTTCATGGCCAACAATCGCCAGACATGGTTCGCCACTTGCTTGCCCGGTCCACCCTCTATCTTTGGCCCGGCATAGGCGAGGCCTATGGCCTTGCCTATCTCGAAGCCCAAGCCATGGGCGTGCCGGTGGTGGCCTATGACATTGCGGGCGTGCCGGAGGTGGTCAATGGGCAGAAGGGTGGCTCTCTGGTAAGCCGCCATGATCCGGCAAGCTTTGCCAGCGTCACGCGCAGTCTGCTGCAGGACGAAGAAAAGCGCATCCGGCTGAGTGATCTGGCCCGCGCCGAAGTCTTTGCCGACCATTCCTTTGAAACCGCCGCCGCGCGGATCGACGCAATTTTGCACAAGGCAGTTGAGCGCTATAAAGGCGCACCGCTCTGA
- a CDS encoding glycosyltransferase, whose amino-acid sequence MTDKTKIVVLLKGYPRLSETFIAQELLGLERAGLELHLASMRHPTDKKRHPVHDEIKAPVFYLPEYLHQEPLRVLRGLWKATKAPGFGKAFKRFLGHLPKDFTRNRIRRFGQAAVLVAEWPDDATWLYAHFIHTPASVALYASEMMNIPWSISAHAKDIWTSDDWDLAEKLTRANWTATCTKTGHEHLQSLAEDPSRVHLSYHGLDLDRFEGNPVPLEPRDGSDPANPVVLFSVGRLVEKKGYDTLLEALSLLPKDLNWRFDHAGHGPYKKQLVAQSEALGIADKINWMGAVDQKDVLAGYRACDIFTLACKIAADGDRDGLPNVLVEAASQQKCCVATRVSAIPELFRDNENGLLVEPERPEELARALERAIVDPALRVRLGAEAERDVRKDFDHKVSVSFLKSLFIGPAGDDQAHAS is encoded by the coding sequence GTGACCGACAAGACCAAAATCGTCGTATTGCTGAAAGGCTATCCGCGCCTTTCGGAAACCTTCATTGCGCAAGAATTGCTGGGGCTGGAGCGCGCGGGGCTGGAGTTGCACCTGGCTTCCATGCGTCACCCGACCGACAAGAAACGCCACCCGGTGCATGATGAGATCAAGGCACCGGTTTTTTATCTGCCCGAATATCTCCATCAAGAGCCGCTGCGCGTGCTGCGCGGCTTGTGGAAGGCAACCAAGGCACCCGGCTTTGGCAAGGCCTTCAAGCGCTTTCTTGGCCATCTGCCCAAGGATTTCACCCGCAATCGTATTCGCCGCTTTGGGCAGGCGGCGGTGCTGGTCGCAGAATGGCCTGATGACGCGACGTGGCTCTATGCCCATTTCATTCATACGCCGGCCTCCGTGGCGCTCTATGCCAGCGAGATGATGAATATTCCATGGAGCATTTCGGCCCATGCCAAGGATATCTGGACCTCGGACGATTGGGATCTGGCGGAAAAGCTGACCCGTGCCAACTGGACAGCAACCTGCACCAAAACCGGTCATGAGCATCTGCAATCGCTGGCCGAGGATCCGAGCCGTGTGCATCTGAGCTATCACGGCCTTGATCTGGATCGCTTCGAGGGCAATCCGGTGCCGCTTGAACCAAGGGATGGGTCGGATCCAGCCAATCCGGTGGTGTTGTTCAGTGTCGGGCGTCTTGTTGAGAAGAAGGGCTACGACACGCTGCTTGAGGCCTTGTCGCTGCTGCCCAAAGACCTCAACTGGCGCTTTGATCATGCAGGCCACGGGCCTTACAAGAAACAGCTGGTTGCCCAGAGCGAGGCTCTGGGCATTGCTGACAAGATCAACTGGATGGGTGCTGTCGACCAGAAGGATGTGCTTGCGGGTTATCGCGCCTGTGACATTTTCACGCTGGCATGCAAAATCGCTGCTGACGGCGACCGGGATGGTTTGCCCAATGTGCTGGTGGAAGCGGCCAGTCAGCAAAAATGCTGCGTTGCGACGCGTGTTTCGGCCATTCCCGAGCTATTCCGCGATAATGAGAATGGGTTGCTCGTTGAACCTGAACGGCCAGAAGAGTTGGCCCGCGCGCTGGAACGGGCAATTGTCGATCCGGCCTTGCGGGTGCGATTGGGTGCTGAGGCGGAAAGGGATGTACGCAAGGATTTCGACCATAAGGTCAGTGTGTCCTTCTTGAAATCCCTGTTCATCGGCCCGGCAGGGGACGATCAGGCCCACGCCTCTTAA
- a CDS encoding polysaccharide lyase: MRRKVAVSILWCLWTASALAAGPAGGTPWDYRTKIEDGFEGKGFSQSCGLYYRLTKEQDAGGYAFQSDIVRSGKQALKLTVTHACQPDEEKCSERAEIWEKTASRVPVGHGVWYGISIRFEEPIPKRHHRFVFAQWKRESGTTQMQAISPYLALRMKHGKIFATVEANFHPAPLNKGIRDQGGCTNGDAPVSLRPKQGQMRALVAREAGVTPKTNSRFSACTDKIKLTTYGNSMPPATSGWIDFAVYAKPGANGDGHLELFANGLHLATIKGTIGQQAKGLGPNHYFKFGLYRDPAPNNWTVYYDNFVRSADCMDVLRDKRLCKTIRY, from the coding sequence GTGAGACGCAAAGTTGCCGTGTCTATTCTGTGGTGCCTTTGGACCGCTTCCGCTCTCGCTGCTGGTCCAGCCGGGGGCACCCCATGGGACTATCGCACCAAAATCGAAGATGGCTTTGAGGGGAAAGGCTTTTCCCAATCCTGTGGCCTTTACTATCGACTGACCAAAGAACAGGATGCGGGCGGGTATGCCTTCCAGTCCGACATTGTGCGCTCTGGCAAACAGGCGCTGAAACTCACCGTCACCCACGCCTGCCAACCCGATGAAGAAAAGTGCAGTGAACGGGCGGAAATCTGGGAGAAAACGGCCTCTCGTGTGCCCGTTGGCCACGGGGTTTGGTACGGCATCTCAATTCGCTTTGAGGAGCCAATTCCCAAACGACATCATCGCTTTGTCTTTGCCCAATGGAAGCGGGAATCCGGCACGACCCAGATGCAGGCCATCAGCCCCTATCTGGCTTTGCGCATGAAGCATGGCAAGATATTTGCCACAGTTGAGGCCAATTTTCATCCCGCACCGCTTAACAAGGGCATAAGGGACCAGGGCGGATGCACCAATGGTGACGCGCCGGTTTCGCTGCGGCCGAAACAGGGCCAAATGCGGGCCTTGGTGGCCCGGGAGGCGGGCGTCACGCCAAAGACCAATTCTCGGTTTTCCGCCTGCACGGACAAGATCAAGCTCACGACCTATGGCAATTCCATGCCGCCCGCCACCTCTGGCTGGATCGACTTCGCTGTCTATGCCAAGCCGGGGGCGAATGGGGATGGGCATCTGGAATTATTTGCCAATGGCCTGCATCTGGCTACAATCAAAGGCACGATCGGCCAACAGGCCAAAGGTCTCGGCCCCAATCACTATTTCAAATTCGGCCTCTACCGCGACCCGGCCCCAAACAACTGGACTGTCTATTATGACAATTTTGTCCGCTCGGCAGACTGTATGGATGTGCTGAGGGACAAACGGCTTTGCAAAACGATAAGATATTGA